GATAATTTCAGCAGGGTATAGTAATCAATAACACAGACTAAGAACTCTTGAGAGAGTACTAGCTACTAGATAGCCAGTCATCTAATTAGATTTCCGTTAGCTTAGTATACATTTAACTAACCAATAATTGTCAGTCTGTAATTACCGATAGCTGCTGCCTCAAACATTATCTCACTTTAGCAATAAGCTGTCACATCTTCACCGCATTCATCTGCAAGATAACAAAGCGCTTTGAAACGCAAAGTTACTATTTGCTCATAGAGGGGATTTAATTTACACATTGGCGGAATGTGAAACAGCTTACGACCGAACAGCTTAACATCTCGTTCAAACGGACATTGGGCAGGTATAGTTTTGCACAATAAATGTGCTAGTTTGGCGCTATGAATTTCTATTCCTTCTAACCACTCGCGGACTGGGTGTAGTAAATCGTTGTGTGAGCGTAGTTGAGTAAAGCTTGTCATAATTCCTCACTTTGAGAATTTCAAACTTGATTAGGTTTGTGAGGTATGAACCTCTACATATACATACGGTTGGGTTTTAAAATTTTATGCAGTCATACATAGCTGATTTTTTGATGCTCCAGAGAAATAGGGTTGGTGTATCTCCCAATCTCTCAGAACATACTTAACTACATATTCATGGCATTGCATTCCAGATCAAGTTAAACCCCGTTTGTCTAGGCGAACGCATAGCTGTTGTGCCAAACGCTAGGCTAGATATGTCAGATTGCAAAGCTGCATAATTAACTTCTTGGAGGTGCAGCTACAAATTTAGGAGTATCGGCTACGAAAACTGATGACAGATAACTTTCTCAGAAACAAAAAACTAGTTTTTGACACCTGGGCACCAAGCTATGATTGGCTGTTTCCTTCGGTGATTTACCAAGCTATCCACAAGCGATTGCTACAGTATATTGATTTACCAGAACGAGCAAATGTACTTGACATCGGCTGTGGTACAGGACGCCTGCTTGAGCGCTTGGCAACTCAATTTACTGACTTGCGTGGCACTGGGTTAGACTTGTCTCCTAACATGTTGCAGGTAGCAAGACTGAGCAACCGTCACCATCCGCGTTTAATTTTTCTTGAGGGTAAAGCTGAGTCTCTTCCCTTTGCTGAAGGTCAATTTAATGCTGTTTTCAGCAGCATCAGCTTTTTACACTATTTAGAACCATTACAAGTGCTGAGTGAGGTGGCGCGGGTGCTGGTTCCTGGTGGACGCTTTTACTTAGTTGACATTAGTACTAAAATAGACAATTTACCTCAACTGCTACAAGTTTCCCCTTTTAGAATTAGACTCTACAGCCCTAACCAACGTGAACTGCTCGGCTCTTCTGCTGGGCTATTGAGTTTAAGTCACCACTATTTACTAGGGCCTGTCTTGCTGACGATTTTTGCTAAACCTCTGTGAGGTTAACAGACAACCTAGCCGTCATCATCTTTATACTGCATGAAGACTACAGGAACTCCAAGCAGCTTTTTGGCTAACTGAGAAAATTTAAATTTAGGCAGGAGCGATCGCGGCAAGTCTTCAAAAGATATTGCCACAAAACCAAAGCGATTGTAAAATTGCGCTAGTCGCTGGCCAAGACATTCAAGATACAGTGGTTGAGTTGCTGTATTGATCAGATGCTGTATGAGAAAGCTACCCAAACCGCGACCTCTCCAAGCTCGTGCAACAACTAAACTGCCGAGTTCTTGTGCGCCTGAGAAGTTACGCAGTTGTCCGCAAGCTACCAAATTGCCATTACATTCAATTACCCAAAATTGCTGCCAACGTAATTGAGTTGGTTCGAGTTTAGCTGACAACACCAACCATCGAATCGACCAATTATCAAAAGACGTTGCCCTACGGAGGGCACACCCAGATGGTAAAGAGAAATTAATCTGTTTCATTTATTTTGTGCTTTCCTCCAAGGACATATAAGTAGTACTAAACAATACTTCAGATAGAGGGATCAATCAACCATTACTAGATTCTAGATAGATGACTTAGCACTGACAATCTTTTTAATATAATCCTAAGACTAAATGAAAGGAGTATAGTGATGGCTGAAGAACAAACAACTAACAAACAAGAAACTAATTCTACTGTTTCTAATTCTGGTGACTACGAAACCGCTATCGACGAGAATGTTCGCAAAACTGGTGTAGATGACAAAAGCGATGCTAAAACAAGTGCTACACCAGAAGCACCAGAAAATGATACCGTACCCGGCAGCCCCAATCAAGGAACTGAGTCACGTTAATCAAGTTGAACTATCCCAAGTTTAAATAATTTCATCTGGCTCTTTGTCATAGACTTGTTCTAGTATATTCGGAGTGAATAATTGTGAGACAAAACACAATTATCCACTCTTTTTTTTTCGTGGCAGAACCATATTCGAGGAAGAACAAAAGAGCGATCGCTTGGAGGAAAATCCTATAGATCCACAAGCAGTTACTAAACAGTTGTATCATTAATTTTAGGAGTAAGCAGCAGCTTGCAAGCAGGGTTATCAGCTGCACTTGTGCGAGAACTCATGAACAGACTGTCACAAAAAATTGTTGCAGGCAGTTTTGGATTAGCACTAATGCTGCTGTTTGGCGTTGCAGGGGCTTCCTACCTCAGCATCCAAAGGTTGACGCAAGAAAAGCAATGGGTAATCCATACTTATCACGTCTTAGAAGTCCTAGAAAAAATGGAGGCTAGCCTCAGCAATGCGGAAATTGGACGGCATAATTACATTCTCACTGGAAAATTAGTTTACTTGCAAACCTACCAGACGCAGAAGCAGAAAGTATTTCAGGAATTTCAAACCCTGCGGCAGTTAACTAAGGATAACCCCAACCAACAAAGCAGACTTGATGCACTTGAACCCCTGATTGCCCTAAGATTTACCCTGGTTGAGCAAACAATCAACCTGTTTAAACAAAACAAATTAGACAAGTCAACTCAAGCTGCTGTTACAGTTCGAGGCATAGAGGTACGCGAACAACTCCAGGCAATCTATCAAGCAATGGAACAGGAGGAAAAAACCTTATTGCAACAACGAACAGCAGCCACAGATACTAGTGTTGACGAACTCATCATTGTGGTGGCTTTGGCATATGGTTTGAGTTTAGTTTTGCTAATTGTGGTTTACTTTTTGCTGCAAAAGCAAATCCGCATTAACAAAGCTTTATCTGAAGAAACTATTCGTTTAGAACAGCAAGCTGCAAAAGCAAAACTCGCAGATATTTTAGAGACTGTCACAGATGCCTTTATTGCCCTCGATCGCAATTGGTGCTATACATACATCAATCAACGGGCAGGACAAATTTTTCAGCGCAACCCTGAAGATTTAATTGGCAAAAACATCTGGAAAGAATTTCCTGAAGGTGTAGGACAAAAGTTTTATCACGCCTACTACCAAGCTGTGGCAGAACAGCGAATCATTGAAATGGAGGAATATTATCCACCGTGGGAGCGCTGGTTTGAAAATCGCATTTACCCCACACCTGAAGGATTATCAATTTTCTTTCAAGATATCACTCGCCGCAAACTCGCAGAAATTTCCTTAGAGAAGAATGAAAGACGCTATCGTTCACTGGTGATTGCCACTTCTCAAGCTGTGTGGATAGCTGATACTAACGGGTTGCTAAAAGACTTGTCATCTTGGATAGCTTTGACTGGACAAAGTGATGCAGAAGCTAAAGGGTGGGGATGGCTGAATGCCATTCATCCCGAAGATCGGGAGTTGACTAAGTTGTTGTGGAATCAGGCGTTAGAAAGTAAAAATATTTACAAAACAGAGCATCGCCTGCGGGTTGCCGATGGCAGCTATCATGATTTTGCTGCACGTGCGGTTCCCGTCTTAGATGCCAACAACGAGACTCAAGAGTGGGTAAGTACTTACACTGATATATCAGATCGCAAAAAAGCCGAAGCAGCACTGCAACAGGCGAAGCAGGAATTAGAAATTAAAGTTGAGCAGCGGACAGCAGAATTACAAAAGCTGAATGAGGAGCTAAAACGCTCTAACCGAGAACTAGAGCAGTTTGCTTACGTTGCTTCCCACGACTTGCAAGAACCATTGCGAGCTGTGACAGGCTATAGCCAACTATTAGCAGACGAATATAAAGAGCATCTTTCTGAGTCTGCCCAGGAATATCTAACTTACATAGTGGATGGGGCAAAGCGGATGCAGCAGTTAATTCAAGACTTGCTAGTTTATTCACGTGTGGGGACTCGCAGTTATGGGTTTGCCCCTACCGACTGTAATATTATACTCAATCAGGCTCTTAATAATTTACAGGTAGCGATCGCCGAAAGCAAAGCCATCATCACTCACGATCCTTTACCAACCTTACTGGCAGACAAAAGCCAACTGGTGCAATTATTCCAAAATCTGATTGGCAACGCCATTAAGTTTCGTAAACAAGAACCACCGCAGATTCATATCGGCGCAGTGAGAAGAGCAGGGGAAGCAGGGGGAGCAGGGAAAGCAGGGGGGCAGGGGGGCAGGGGAGCAGGGGAAGAATTCCTAACTCCAAACTCCTCACTCCAAACTCCTCACTCCAAACTCCTCACTCTAAACTCCTCACTCCAAACTCCTTACTCCCTACTTCCTACAGAGAATGAATGGCTCTTTTGGGTACAGGATAATGGCATTGGTATCAAATCTCAGTATCTTGAGCGTATTTTTGAAGTTTTCCGCCGCCTTCATACCCGTCGAGAATTTCCCGGTACAGGCATTGGTCTAGCTATATGTAAGAAAATCGTCGAACGACATGGTGGCCGAATTTGGGCTGAATCTCAACTAGGTGCAGGAACAATTTTTTACCTTACTTTGAAAGAAAATTAAGTTACCTTATAAAGTGTGTGTTGTGCATACGCCTAACAACTGGATGATGAATAATCTAGCTTTCCATAACATCGAAATTTTGTTAATTGAAGACTCTCCTAGCGACGCAAACCTGACCATCAAAGGTTTTATTAATGCTAAAATTGCCAACAATTTGCGCTGGGTGGAAAATGGTGAAACCGCTATGAACTACCTACGACAACAAGGAGAATTTGCTAATGTCCCCCGTCCAGACTTAATCTTGCTCGACCTGAACTTACCAGGGATGGATGGGCGCGAGATACTAACAGAAATAAAATCAGACCCAAATCTGAAAATGATTCCTGTTGTGATACTTACCACCTCAGCTGATGAGCATGACATCCTACGTTCTTATAATCTCAATGCTAATTGTTACGTCACAAAACCTCTTGATGTCTACCAGTTCATCCAGGTTGTGCAGTTAATTCAAGATTTTTGGCTGGCAGCAGTGGCATTACCAAGAGAACTTTAGGATTAAAAATTTTGAATTTTGCTTGCAAATCATTAAGATGAAGCCGTTTTTGCTAACTAGAAAATCAGATGATTATCGGGCAATCTATATAACCATATCCTATGGAAAAGGTAATAATTCACACTCTACTGGTAGAAGATAGCCCTACTGATGCCAGGCTGTTACGTCAAATCTTTATGCGTGCAGACCAGGAAGACTGGCAGATGACACATGTTGAGCGACTATCTGAGGCTATTGATATTAGCTTAAAAAGCCCCATGCTCACAGATGATTTTCACACAGAAAGTTTCAGGCAACGCAGATTTGATATAGTTCTGTTAGACCTCAGCCTGCCAGACTCCACTGGACTGGACACCTTAAAAGAATATCGAGCAGCAATACCTGATATCCCAGTTGTGGTTTTAACAGGGCTTGATGATGAAGATTTGGCATTGCAAGCGTTGGTAGAAGGCGCTCAAGACTATCTCGTTAAAGACCAAATTACCATACAACTGTTAGTGCGTACTGTTCGCTATGCCATTGAACGGGGAGAAATTCTCAACAAGTTACGCGAGAGTGAGGAACGTAGCCGTCAGGCGTTGCTCAAGGAACAGGAACTCAACGAACTGAAATCAAATTTTGTCGCAATGGTTTCCCACGAGTTTCGCAACCCCATGACTACGATTCGGACGGCTATAGAAATCCTGGCATATAGCAGTGATAAACTGACTCATGAGCGGAAAAATCAATACTTTGAACGGATTCAAAATGCTCTTAAGCAAATGCTTCAGTTATTAGATGAAATATTGTTTTTGAGTAAAACTGAAGCAGCGAAACTTGAATACAAACCTGCCCCTTTGAATTTAGAAAACTTTTGTAGAGAACTGACAGAAATGATTCAATTCAGTGTAGGTAAGGAACATATTATTACTTTCACTTATAAAGGTGAATCTGCCCAAGGTCAAATGGATGAAGATTTACTAACTTGCATTTTCACTAATTTACTCTCCAATGCCATTAAATATTCTCCTCAACATAGCATAGTTCGCTTTGATTTG
Above is a window of Nostoc sp. UHCC 0702 DNA encoding:
- a CDS encoding Mo-dependent nitrogenase C-terminal domain-containing protein, with protein sequence MTSFTQLRSHNDLLHPVREWLEGIEIHSAKLAHLLCKTIPAQCPFERDVKLFGRKLFHIPPMCKLNPLYEQIVTLRFKALCYLADECGEDVTAYC
- a CDS encoding class I SAM-dependent methyltransferase translates to MTDNFLRNKKLVFDTWAPSYDWLFPSVIYQAIHKRLLQYIDLPERANVLDIGCGTGRLLERLATQFTDLRGTGLDLSPNMLQVARLSNRHHPRLIFLEGKAESLPFAEGQFNAVFSSISFLHYLEPLQVLSEVARVLVPGGRFYLVDISTKIDNLPQLLQVSPFRIRLYSPNQRELLGSSAGLLSLSHHYLLGPVLLTIFAKPL
- a CDS encoding GNAT family N-acetyltransferase — protein: MKQINFSLPSGCALRRATSFDNWSIRWLVLSAKLEPTQLRWQQFWVIECNGNLVACGQLRNFSGAQELGSLVVARAWRGRGLGSFLIQHLINTATQPLYLECLGQRLAQFYNRFGFVAISFEDLPRSLLPKFKFSQLAKKLLGVPVVFMQYKDDDG
- a CDS encoding CHASE3 domain-containing protein, whose amino-acid sequence is MNRLSQKIVAGSFGLALMLLFGVAGASYLSIQRLTQEKQWVIHTYHVLEVLEKMEASLSNAEIGRHNYILTGKLVYLQTYQTQKQKVFQEFQTLRQLTKDNPNQQSRLDALEPLIALRFTLVEQTINLFKQNKLDKSTQAAVTVRGIEVREQLQAIYQAMEQEEKTLLQQRTAATDTSVDELIIVVALAYGLSLVLLIVVYFLLQKQIRINKALSEETIRLEQQAAKAKLADILETVTDAFIALDRNWCYTYINQRAGQIFQRNPEDLIGKNIWKEFPEGVGQKFYHAYYQAVAEQRIIEMEEYYPPWERWFENRIYPTPEGLSIFFQDITRRKLAEISLEKNERRYRSLVIATSQAVWIADTNGLLKDLSSWIALTGQSDAEAKGWGWLNAIHPEDRELTKLLWNQALESKNIYKTEHRLRVADGSYHDFAARAVPVLDANNETQEWVSTYTDISDRKKAEAALQQAKQELEIKVEQRTAELQKLNEELKRSNRELEQFAYVASHDLQEPLRAVTGYSQLLADEYKEHLSESAQEYLTYIVDGAKRMQQLIQDLLVYSRVGTRSYGFAPTDCNIILNQALNNLQVAIAESKAIITHDPLPTLLADKSQLVQLFQNLIGNAIKFRKQEPPQIHIGAVRRAGEAGGAGKAGGQGGRGAGEEFLTPNSSLQTPHSKLLTLNSSLQTPYSLLPTENEWLFWVQDNGIGIKSQYLERIFEVFRRLHTRREFPGTGIGLAICKKIVERHGGRIWAESQLGAGTIFYLTLKEN
- a CDS encoding response regulator produces the protein MMNNLAFHNIEILLIEDSPSDANLTIKGFINAKIANNLRWVENGETAMNYLRQQGEFANVPRPDLILLDLNLPGMDGREILTEIKSDPNLKMIPVVILTTSADEHDILRSYNLNANCYVTKPLDVYQFIQVVQLIQDFWLAAVALPREL
- a CDS encoding hybrid sensor histidine kinase/response regulator, encoding MEKVIIHTLLVEDSPTDARLLRQIFMRADQEDWQMTHVERLSEAIDISLKSPMLTDDFHTESFRQRRFDIVLLDLSLPDSTGLDTLKEYRAAIPDIPVVVLTGLDDEDLALQALVEGAQDYLVKDQITIQLLVRTVRYAIERGEILNKLRESEERSRQALLKEQELNELKSNFVAMVSHEFRNPMTTIRTAIEILAYSSDKLTHERKNQYFERIQNALKQMLQLLDEILFLSKTEAAKLEYKPAPLNLENFCRELTEMIQFSVGKEHIITFTYKGESAQGQMDEDLLTCIFTNLLSNAIKYSPQHSIVRFDLNCKDGIATLRVQDQGVGIPLKDQANLFQTFYRASNVGRIQGTGLGLTIVKKCVELHGGQIQLESQQNVGTTVTVKLPLHFVK